DNA sequence from the Streptomyces cinnabarinus genome:
CCTGGCGGCTGCCGAGGCCGCGCTCGTAGCCCTCTTCTTCCGGAGCCTTCTCCGTGTCGACCTGAGCGGAGGTCATGTATTCGTGCGCCTTTCTCCACGCCGAACCGGGCCTCTCGTCGGCCTCGGATCGGTTCTCGATCCCCCCGGATTGATGGAGCGGTGCCTGGCCGACGATGGTCGGCTCGGTGGCGCACCCGGCCGAACATTCGGGTGGTGTTCGGTCCGAGCGGTCGTGAAGATCTATCACGGCCGCAACGTTGATCGCCGGGGTCGCATGTGGCGCATCACATAGGGAGAAGGGCGCAAACGGTCGACAAAAGGGACACAGCAGGCCAGGAGGGTGACGCGATCGTTATTCGGATTTGAGCGTCCGCTGAGCGAACGCGCGGAACGGTCACAACCGTCACCATCAGGGCATCTGCAGGGAGTTCACGGCATCAGCGTGGAGACGAGGGACTCCTGGAGCCCGCCCAGCCAGAGGTAGGCCATCACCATCGGCTTACGGGGGTCCTCGTCCGGAAGCCGGTAGAGCAGGTCCGTGTCGTCCTCGTCGACGATGTCCAGCCGGGAGCCGATCGCCAGGCGCAGGTCGTTGAGGGAACTGAGCCATTGCCGGGACTCCCCCGGCGCCAGCTTCAGCACCGCGCCGCCGTCACCGGCGGAGCTGAGCTCGTCCAGGGAGCGGATCACCGCGAGGGCGTTCTCCCGCTTGCCGGCCCGCAGGTCGTTCTCGGTGTAGCGGCGGAACTCGGCGGAGTACGCGCGCTCCTCCTCGGCCTGCTGGGGCCCCGGGGTGCCCTCGGGGTCGCTGTAGGCGTCGGGGAAGAGCCGGCGCAGCACGGGGTCGGAGGGCGGTTCGCTCGGTCCGTCGGCGAAGAGCTCGGCGAGCGGGTCGTCGGGCTTGTCTGCGCCGGGTCCCGGGCCGATCAGCTCCAGGAGCTGGACGGCCAGTGACCGGATGATGGAGATCTCGACGTCGTCGAGGGCGACGGCCGCGCCGCCGCCGGGGAGCGGTTCGAAGGTTCCTGGCATCAGCGCTGGTCGCTACTTCCGGTCCTGCTGGAGGGTGGCCCACAGACCGTAACCGTGCATGGCCTGCACATCGCGTTCCATCTCCTCGCGGGTTCCGCTGGAGACGACCGCCCGGCCCTTGTGGTGGACATCGAGCATGAGCTTGGTGGCCTTGTCCTTGGGATAGCCGAAGTACGTCTGGAAGACGTACGTCACGTAGCTCATGAGGTTGACCGGGTCGTTGTGGACGATCGTGACCCAGGGGACGTCGGGCTCGGGAACGGCGAAAACCTCTTCCGCCGACTCGGTGCGTTCGATCTCTACGGGAGCGGGTGACGTCACATGGCCCATGCTGCCACGCCCCCGATAAATCGTCACACTGACGCGAAGTGGGGTAGCATCTTCGTCATGAACACAGCGGACCTTGGGCTGCCGGTGGATGTTCCCTCGACGGCGCTCTTCACGGACCAGTACGAGCTGACGATGCTCCGGGCGGCTCTCCGGGCGGGCACGGCCGAGCGGCGGAGCGTGTTCGAGGTCTTCACCCGACGGTTGCCGAACGGGCGCCGGTACGGCGTGGTCGCGGGCACCGGGCGGGTGCTGGACGCGGTGGAGAACTTCCGCTTCGACGAGGGCGTCCTCGGCTTCCTGCGCGAGCGGGCCATCGTCGACGAGGAGACCCTGGACTGGCTCGCCGGGTACCGCTTCAGCGGCGACATCTGGGGCTACCCGGAGGGCGAGGTGTATTTCCCCGGCTCGCCGATCATGCGGGTCGAGGGCTCCTTCGCCGAGTGCGTGCTGCTGGAGACGGTGATCCTCTCCATCCTCAACCACGACTCCGCCATCGCCGCGGCGGCCTCCCGGATGTCCTCGGCCGCGGGCGAGCGGCCGCTGATCGAGATGGGTGCCCGGCGCACCCATGAGCTGGCCGCGGTCGCCGCCGCGCGCGCCGCGTACATCGGCGGCTTCACCACCACCTCCGACCTGGCCGCCGGCTTTCGCTACGGCATCCCGACCGTCGGCACCTCCGCGCACGCCTTCACCCTCCTGCACGACCGGGAGCGGGACGCCTTCCAGGCCCAGGTGAACTCGCTCGGCCGGGGCACCACGCTGCTGGTGGACACCTACGACGTCGCCGAGGCGGTGCGTACGGCCGTGGAGGTGGCCGGGCCCGAGCTGGGCGCGGTCCGGATCGACTCCGGCGATCTGCTGCTGGTGGCCCACCGGGTGCGCCAGCAGCTGGACGAGCTGGGCGCCCGGGACACGCGGATCATCGTGACCTCGGATCTCGACGAGTACGCCATCGCCTCGCTGGCCGCGGCGCCGGTGGACGCGTACGGCGTCGGCACCCAGCTGGTGACCGGTTCCGGGCACCCGACCTGCTCGATGGTCTACAAGCTGGTCGCCCGCGCCGAGTCCGCCGACCCGGGCGCGCCGCTGGTGCCGGTGGCGAAGAAGTCCACCGGCGGCAAGACCTCCATCGGCGGCCGCAAGTGGGCGGCACGGCGGCTGGACGCGTACGGCGTGGCGGAGGCCGAGGTCATCGGCACCGACGCGGTGCCCGCGGAGCTGGCCGAGCGGCAGCTGCTGGTGGAGCTGGTCAAGGGCGGCGAGGTCGTCGCGCGCGAGCCGCTGGACGTCGTACGGGACCGGCACATCGCCGCCCGGGCGGGGCTGCCGCTGTCGGCGACACAGTTGTCGCGGGGGGAACCGGTCATTCCGACGGAGTACCTGTCCGGGCGCTCGGGTAGCTAATGCGGGTGCGCCCTCCCGCAGTGCCGTCGAAGTCTCTAGGCTCGTAAGTTCACTCTTAGTCGAAGGACGTCCACCATGCGCCGCGCCTTGATCGTCGTAGACGTGCAGAACGACTTCTGCGAAGGGGGCAGCCTCGCGGTGGCCGGCGGGGCCGATGTCGCCGCCGCCATCACCGAGCTGGTGGGGCAGGCCGCCGGGACCGGCTATCAGCACGTGGTGGCCACCCGGGACCACCACATCGCGCCGGGCGGCCACTTCGCCGACAATCCCGACTTCGTACGCTCCTGGCCCGCGCACTGCGTCGCGGGCACCGAGGGGGTCGGCTTCCACCCGAACTTCGCCCCCACCGTCGCCTCCGGCGCGATCGACGCGGTCTTCGACAAGGGGGCGTACGCGGCGGCGTACAGCGGGTTCGAGGGCGTCGACGAGAACGGCGTCACGCTCGCCGACTGGCTGCGCGCCCGGGAGGTGGGCGAGGTGGACGTGGTCGGCATCGCCACGGACCACTGCGTACGGGCCACCGCGGTGGACGCCGCCCGGGAGGGCTTCCGCACCCACGTCCTGCTGGACCTGACCGCGGGCGTCGCCGAGGCGACCACGGACCGGGCCCTGGAGGAGATGCGCGAGGCCGGGGTGGAACTGACCGGGAAGCCTGTGGTGGCCTAGGGCCTGTCGTTTGGATCAGTCCGGCGTCGCGGGGTCTGGCACGCGCATCTGCGGCGTTGTCGTCGGTCGCCGACGCTCCGCGTCGACTCCCTCCTCCGCCTTGCAGCTGCACGCACCAGACCCCGCTCGGCTCGGGCCGGGCAGCACCGCTTCTTGAAGCCGGCCTGATCCAAACGACAGGCCCTAGCTACGCCTGCGCCGCGGGACGTCTCAGCAGGGCCCTGATCGGGCGCCACAGCTCCTGGGCGAGTTCCGGGCCCGTGGCGACACCGTTGTCAGGGGCCGTTCTCCATATGAGGCCGTCGGGGTGGTGCAGGACCGCGGTGATCTCGTCCGGGGTCGGCGGGGAGGCGTTGCCGCGCAGGTAGACCGCGCGCAGGCCCAGATTGCGCAGCCTGGTCAGGGCGCGTGCGCGGTTCTGGGCGTGGACCAGGACCCGGACCGAGCCGGTGCCGTCGGCGGTCGGCATGGGCAGGTTCAGCGCCACCACCACGCTGCCGGTCGGCAGCTTGCAGAAACCTCCTGCGGCCATGCGGTCACACCCCCGTGTGCGTCGGTGTCAATAAGAGAGCCACAGGACGCACCTAAACACGATCGGCGGCGACCCGCCAGGGGGTCACCGCCGATACGCTTCTGACCTGCGGAATTACCGACTACTTCACCGCACGGCCAACTTCGACCGAGATCGTGGAGCCATTCTTGGCCTCCTTGACGATCTTGATCTTGGTGTTGGTGTCAGTGATGTTGACGCCCGCGAGCGGGGTCGCCTGGTCGTAGTAGGTGTTCGTGTGGTCGTTGAAGACCGGCACACCCTTCGACGACGGGATCTTCGTCGCGACGTCCGCGTTGTGCAGCGTGATGCCGTCCGTGCGGTACAGGCTGAACGGCGAGTCGTAGGCCTGGATACGGCTGCGCATCAGCGTGCCGTCGGACCACTTCAGCGCCTTGTGGTGGGAGTCCACCGGCAGGATCAGACCGACACCCGGGTGCTTGCTGGTGTTGTTGTCCGCCTGGGAGGTGTCCCACTTCCAGATCAACAGACCGTTCTGGTACGGGTAGTGCTCCACCCAGCTCGGACGGGTGGTGGAGAAGCCGAAGTTGTACGGGCCGGCCTTCAGGGTCTTGTCGTACGACACGTACTGGCGGTTCTCGGCGATGTAGTACTGCGCGTAGTCCTTGGTGAAGGACGCGCCCATGCGCTCGAAGCCGCTCGCCGTCCAGGCCGCGTCCGCGGTCTCGGCGTTGTCGGTGAACAGCGCCGCGCCGTCCGCGGTCACCGAGATGCGGTCGGCCGCGAAGCCCTTCTCGGCCACGCCGCCGTCGGTGGCGTAGCGGAAGCGCAGGTCGATCTTCTTGCCGGCGTAGGCGTCCAGCGGGAAGGACAGCTTCTTATACGTCTGGGAGAAGCCGCTCAGCGCGGGCTTGTCGCTGCCGTCCCGGGAGAGGGGCTGGCCGTCGGCCGTGCCGTCCAGGGAGGTCCAGTTGGCGCCGCCGTCGGTGGACACCTCGGTGTAGAGGTAGTCATAGCCCGCCTCGATGGCCCACCAGCCGTCGAGGGTCAGCGCCGCCGACGACTTGCCGGTGAGGTCCACCGAACGGGCCAGCGTGTTCTTGAGGTTGTCGCCGCTGCCGCTCCACCACTGCCGCGTGCCCTCGGCCGGGGTGACGATCTCCGTCGTCACCGGCTTCTTGGGCAGCTCGACGATGAGCGCCTGCTTGTTCTTGGTGTTGTACTCGGCGACGCCCAGCTTGTGCTTCGACTTGGTCGCGGCCTTCGCCTTGGCGAAGTCGAGCCAGCCCAGCTGGAGCTTGTCCCAGGAGGTCATGTCGCCGGGCAGGTCACCGATGGCGTCCTTGCCGGTGCCGAGCCAGGAGCCGGAGGACATGAGCGTCCAGAAGCCGGTGGAGTTCTCGCCGCCGGCGGTGTCGTAGTGGTCCGGCAGACCGAGGTCGTGGCCGTACTCGTGGGCGAAGACGCCGAGTCCGCCGTTCTCGGGCTGGACGGTGTAGTCGCCGACCCAGATGCCGGTGTCGCCGATCTGGGCGCCGCCGAGCTTGTTGCTGTCCGGGCCGGTGGCGCCGGCGTCGGTGCCGAAGG
Encoded proteins:
- a CDS encoding nicotinate phosphoribosyltransferase; its protein translation is MNTADLGLPVDVPSTALFTDQYELTMLRAALRAGTAERRSVFEVFTRRLPNGRRYGVVAGTGRVLDAVENFRFDEGVLGFLRERAIVDEETLDWLAGYRFSGDIWGYPEGEVYFPGSPIMRVEGSFAECVLLETVILSILNHDSAIAAAASRMSSAAGERPLIEMGARRTHELAAVAAARAAYIGGFTTTSDLAAGFRYGIPTVGTSAHAFTLLHDRERDAFQAQVNSLGRGTTLLVDTYDVAEAVRTAVEVAGPELGAVRIDSGDLLLVAHRVRQQLDELGARDTRIIVTSDLDEYAIASLAAAPVDAYGVGTQLVTGSGHPTCSMVYKLVARAESADPGAPLVPVAKKSTGGKTSIGGRKWAARRLDAYGVAEAEVIGTDAVPAELAERQLLVELVKGGEVVAREPLDVVRDRHIAARAGLPLSATQLSRGEPVIPTEYLSGRSGS
- a CDS encoding isochorismatase family protein; the encoded protein is MRRALIVVDVQNDFCEGGSLAVAGGADVAAAITELVGQAAGTGYQHVVATRDHHIAPGGHFADNPDFVRSWPAHCVAGTEGVGFHPNFAPTVASGAIDAVFDKGAYAAAYSGFEGVDENGVTLADWLRAREVGEVDVVGIATDHCVRATAVDAAREGFRTHVLLDLTAGVAEATTDRALEEMREAGVELTGKPVVA
- a CDS encoding immune inhibitor A domain-containing protein, which encodes MTSRPWTFRAAATAVAFAAATATFSTFTMAQADDTAKNATNRHDPAPAHNEADHNLEGPLSQTQEAQREEALKQVISGKAQVKERAGSQVVELKSKKGDSKYVELGREKTDKIFTILVEFGDQTKPEFGGTPGPAHNQIAQPDRAQDNSTAWQADYNQKHFQDLYFGTGKGVESMKKYYEKQSSGRYSIDGEVSDWVKVPYNEARYGNNACGETNCPSVWNIVSDGVTSWVAQQKAAGRTDAQIQADVKQFDQWDRYDFDGDGDFNESDGYIDHFQVVHAGEDESAGGGAQGEDAIWAHRWYAFGTDAGATGPDSNKLGGAQIGDTGIWVGDYTVQPENGGLGVFAHEYGHDLGLPDHYDTAGGENSTGFWTLMSSGSWLGTGKDAIGDLPGDMTSWDKLQLGWLDFAKAKAATKSKHKLGVAEYNTKNKQALIVELPKKPVTTEIVTPAEGTRQWWSGSGDNLKNTLARSVDLTGKSSAALTLDGWWAIEAGYDYLYTEVSTDGGANWTSLDGTADGQPLSRDGSDKPALSGFSQTYKKLSFPLDAYAGKKIDLRFRYATDGGVAEKGFAADRISVTADGAALFTDNAETADAAWTASGFERMGASFTKDYAQYYIAENRQYVSYDKTLKAGPYNFGFSTTRPSWVEHYPYQNGLLIWKWDTSQADNNTSKHPGVGLILPVDSHHKALKWSDGTLMRSRIQAYDSPFSLYRTDGITLHNADVATKIPSSKGVPVFNDHTNTYYDQATPLAGVNITDTNTKIKIVKEAKNGSTISVEVGRAVK
- a CDS encoding DUF2017 domain-containing protein, which translates into the protein MPGTFEPLPGGGAAVALDDVEISIIRSLAVQLLELIGPGPGADKPDDPLAELFADGPSEPPSDPVLRRLFPDAYSDPEGTPGPQQAEEERAYSAEFRRYTENDLRAGKRENALAVIRSLDELSSAGDGGAVLKLAPGESRQWLSSLNDLRLAIGSRLDIVDEDDTDLLYRLPDEDPRKPMVMAYLWLGGLQESLVSTLMP
- the clpS gene encoding ATP-dependent Clp protease adapter ClpS, which gives rise to MGHVTSPAPVEIERTESAEEVFAVPEPDVPWVTIVHNDPVNLMSYVTYVFQTYFGYPKDKATKLMLDVHHKGRAVVSSGTREEMERDVQAMHGYGLWATLQQDRK